DNA sequence from the Sporosarcina sp. ANT_H38 genome:
AAAGAGAAGTATATTCAGTCAGATATTTTAGTTGAAATTGAAAAAATCACTAGAAGAAATTCTATTATCGAAGCAGCTAAACAAAAAAATGTCTTCTATGATGGGCTCACAGAAGACGAAAAACGAATTTTTAAAACTGATAATAAAAAACTTATAACTCAAAAATACAATATCCTGTTCAATTATAACGCAAAAGATGAAAAACTAAAAGAGACGTTATACGAAAAAATACTTATACGATTTAATGAAAATGAGTTAGCAGATTTTAAATTCATTCGTGTTATAGAATTTCATAAAAATGGACAACCCCATTATCACTTTTTAACGAACAGATATGTACCCCATACTTTACTTAAAAAGATTACAATCGAAGGTGTAAATGATGTCTACGACAATTCTTATATTGTTGAAGATGCTTTAAAGAAAAACCCGACGTTGAATATTGAAGATGTAAACACTGATATTGTTTCTAATTATGTATCCAAAATCACTGACTACATCACTAAAGACACGATTGAGGTATTTTCCGATTTGAAGAATAATGGTGGTTTAACTAAAAAAATCATTAGTTCGTCTGATGATATTAAGATTTCCGATGAAAATTCAAAAGAAGATGAGAAGAAGTATATTAAGCTCGGTGTTTATGATTTAACTTTAAATTCTACTAGTCATGAAATACCGAATTTTAGTCTTGGGAATGTTAAGGATTTTATTTTGTTGAATTCATTTTGTGCGCCTGAACAGGATTCTATCAATATTTTGAATGAAGTTAAGTCTTTGAGGTTGGATGATTCCCAGAAATACAATTACATCATCGCAAATCGTTTGGAACAAATTTCGTCTATGGATCAGCAGCGCTTAAAGAACAAATTGATTAAAGGTGCTGTGGACGCTCTGACAGACGAGCAACATGCCGTTATTGATTTGTATAAGCAAAGTAATATTAGCCTGTTGGTTGGACGTGCTGGCACTGGCAAGAGCTATACTATTGCAAATTTGTTGAAGTCTTTAAAACCTGACCCTTTGAGGACCTTTGTTGTCACTTATACTGGTAAAGCATCTAGTAGATTGAAAGAGTTGTTTAGTTCAAATGGTGTTTGTGATTATAAACCGATGACTATACATAAGGCTTGTTCGTCAAACTTTGCGAGTGATTTTTTGAAAAACGAAAGAAATACTTTAGACTGCGAGTATTTAATTATTGACGAAATATCTATGATTCCGAAGGAGATATTGGCTAAATTACTTTTGGCAGTTCCTACGAATGTGAAAATACTATTTGCTGGCGATGATGCACAATTGCCCCCAGTCAACGATGTTTCAATTATTCCCGAATTAAAGATAAATTCAAATGTTGAAACGGTTGAATTAACAAAAGTATTTCGTTCAGAGGACAATATTTTAGATGCAGCTTATCAAGTTCTAGATAAGCAAATGATTGATTTTGAAACGTTTGATGATGGTAATCTATCGGATATTGTTAAAAGTCTTGTAGAGAATGGTTATCAAATTCTGACGAACACCAAAGTGATGACTAAAAAAATCAACACGATTGTTCAAGAGGGAAAATTTCAAATTA
Encoded proteins:
- a CDS encoding ATP-dependent RecD-like DNA helicase, with the protein product MSSVAAKCGELTMHLQAKISGKHFAKSMTCNKLDCPKCQPVIAARIKRKIRYYAQHERLVFFNTITSKQGFEDLEKLFQKIRKELAFNFTIHGYMKRKKVDYETAWNWYQKKKEKYIQSDILVEIEKITRRNSIIEAAKQKNVFYDGLTEDEKRIFKTDNKKLITQKYNILFNYNAKDEKLKETLYEKILIRFNENELADFKFIRVIEFHKNGQPHYHFLTNRYVPHTLLKKITIEGVNDVYDNSYIVEDALKKNPTLNIEDVNTDIVSNYVSKITDYITKDTIEVFSDLKNNGGLTKKIISSSDDIKISDENSKEDEKKYIKLGVYDLTLNSTSHEIPNFSLGNVKDFILLNSFCAPEQDSINILNEVKSLRLDDSQKYNYIIANRLEQISSMDQQRLKNKLIKGAVDALTDEQHAVIDLYKQSNISLLVGRAGTGKSYTIANLLKSLKPDPLRTFVVTYTGKASSRLKELFSSNGVCDYKPMTIHKACSSNFASDFLKNERNTLDCEYLIIDEISMIPKEILAKLLLAVPTNVKILFAGDDAQLPPVNDVSIIPELKINSNVETVELTKVFRSEDNILDAAYQVLDKQMIDFETFDDGNLSDIVKSLVENGYQILTNTKVMTKKINTIVQEGKFQITRCFNDFKYDEQDRVMIVANSTPREVSNGDTGRIVSFNEKGVFVQLDCEDRQVFYKYEDTEEIVPAYAFTVHKSQGSEYEKVVLILEDKPKLNTNNLLYTGITRAKKDFKVFVPSESMLKNTIMTSPISSDIYSINNVVNSSLLPV